Within the Desulfovermiculus halophilus DSM 18834 genome, the region AGATATTGTCGATATCCGCACAGTTGAATTCAGAGGAAAAACTCATGGCTTGCTCGTTTACGCTCGCCTCATCTATCAGCAGCCAGGTCCTGCAGCTGCTGCTCATACACAGAGGCATCCTGATTGCTGAAAAGGACAAAACGGATCAGCTGTATGGACGTAAGCTCAGGGATGTGCGAGATGCACGTTGAGAGGGCTACCCGGGCCGCTGCCTGCAGTGGATATCCAAAAGCCCCGGAGGAGATGGCCGGGAAGGCGATGGAGGTGATCCCGTGGCTGTCAGCCAGCTCCAGGGCATGGGCGTAACATGCCCCAAGGAGCTCATCCGCCGGCTCATCTCTGCCGTATACAGGTCC harbors:
- a CDS encoding macro domain-containing protein — its product is MTARTIKGVTLECIQGDIAQQPDMDAVVNAANAQLRTGGGVAGALHRAGGPGLEKECRPLAPIEPGQAVITGAHNLPNAYVIHCLGPVYGRDEPADELLGACYAHALELADSHGITSIAFPAISSGAFGYPLQAAARVALSTCISHIPELTSIQLIRFVLFSNQDASVYEQQLQDLAADR